A region of Cucumis melo cultivar AY chromosome 2, USDA_Cmelo_AY_1.0, whole genome shotgun sequence DNA encodes the following proteins:
- the LOC103503134 gene encoding bidirectional sugar transporter SWEET16-like isoform X2, protein MAASLSFVMGIIGNVISILVFASPMKTFIGIVKKKSTENYKGIPYVTTLLSTSLWTFYGILKPGGLLVATVNAAGVLFQLSYVTLFITFAPKQKKVTTMKMVGLFNVVFYGSVIGATLLVMHGSLRLTFVGIICAALTIGMYASPLAAMVPNGIGFVLGLAQLILYGIYKNKSKSTKSTEMMEEEGSAHLVEMGMNGGDDHQKNRSIIKGLSLPKPTLDRQYSVKNILRSLSYGPYDFHSTGPLDENDEVEDGKF, encoded by the exons ATGGCTGCTAGTTTGAGCTTTGTTATGGGTATCATTG GGAATGTGATTTCTATTCTGGTTTTTGCTTCTCCCAT GAAAACATTTATAGGAATagtgaagaagaaatcaacagAGAATTACAAAGGGATACCATATGTGACAACATTACTAAGCACAAGCTTATGGACATTTTATGGGATCTTGAAGCCTGGTGGCTTACTTGTTGCCACTGTCAATGCTGCTGGTGTTCTTTTTCAGCTCTCCTATGTCACTCTCTTCATCACCTTTGCCCCCAAACAAAAGAAg GTGACAACAATGAAGATGGTTGGTTTATTCAATGTTGTGTTCTATGGAAGTGTAATTGGTGCAACTCTTTTGGTCATGCATGGATCCTTGAGACTCACCTTTGTTGGAATCATCTGTGCTGCTTTAACCATTGGCATGTATGCTTCCCCTCTAGCTGCCATG gTACCAAATGGAATAGGGTTTGTATTGGGGTTGGCCCAATTGATTCTGTACGGAATATACAAGAACAAGTCAAAGTCAACAAAATCAACGGAGATGATGGAGGAAGAAGGATCAGCTCATTTGGTAGAGATGGGAATGAACGGTGGCGATGATCATCAGAAAAACAGAAGTATAATCAAAGGGTTAAGCCTTCCAAAGCCAACATTAGATAGACAGTATAGTGTCAAGAATATTTTAAGGTCACTCTCTTATGGTCCATACGATTTCCACTCTACTGGACCCTTAGATGAGAACGATGAGGTGGAAGATGGAAAATTTTGA
- the LOC103503134 gene encoding bidirectional sugar transporter SWEET16-like isoform X1: MAASLSFVMGIIGNVISILVFASPMKTFIGIVKKKSTENYKGIPYVTTLLSTSLWTFYGILKPGGLLVATVNAAGVLFQLSYVTLFITFAPKQKKVTTMKMVGLFNVVFYGSVIGATLLVMHGSLRLTFVGIICAALTIGMYASPLAAMKNVIRTKSVEYMPFFLSFFLFLNAGIWSAYAVLVKDIYIGVPNGIGFVLGLAQLILYGIYKNKSKSTKSTEMMEEEGSAHLVEMGMNGGDDHQKNRSIIKGLSLPKPTLDRQYSVKNILRSLSYGPYDFHSTGPLDENDEVEDGKF; the protein is encoded by the exons ATGGCTGCTAGTTTGAGCTTTGTTATGGGTATCATTG GGAATGTGATTTCTATTCTGGTTTTTGCTTCTCCCAT GAAAACATTTATAGGAATagtgaagaagaaatcaacagAGAATTACAAAGGGATACCATATGTGACAACATTACTAAGCACAAGCTTATGGACATTTTATGGGATCTTGAAGCCTGGTGGCTTACTTGTTGCCACTGTCAATGCTGCTGGTGTTCTTTTTCAGCTCTCCTATGTCACTCTCTTCATCACCTTTGCCCCCAAACAAAAGAAg GTGACAACAATGAAGATGGTTGGTTTATTCAATGTTGTGTTCTATGGAAGTGTAATTGGTGCAACTCTTTTGGTCATGCATGGATCCTTGAGACTCACCTTTGTTGGAATCATCTGTGCTGCTTTAACCATTGGCATGTATGCTTCCCCTCTAGCTGCCATG AAAAATGTGATAAGGACAAAGAGTGTGGAGTATATGCCATTTTTCCTCTCATTCTTCCTCTTCCTTAACGCTGGTATTTGGTCTGCCTATGCTGTTCTTGTCAAGGACATCTATATTGGG gTACCAAATGGAATAGGGTTTGTATTGGGGTTGGCCCAATTGATTCTGTACGGAATATACAAGAACAAGTCAAAGTCAACAAAATCAACGGAGATGATGGAGGAAGAAGGATCAGCTCATTTGGTAGAGATGGGAATGAACGGTGGCGATGATCATCAGAAAAACAGAAGTATAATCAAAGGGTTAAGCCTTCCAAAGCCAACATTAGATAGACAGTATAGTGTCAAGAATATTTTAAGGTCACTCTCTTATGGTCCATACGATTTCCACTCTACTGGACCCTTAGATGAGAACGATGAGGTGGAAGATGGAAAATTTTGA